Proteins encoded by one window of Rhodothermales bacterium:
- a CDS encoding TIM barrel protein: MMSRRRFVQSAAALGASAVAPSWLHATPPSDASRIGCQQYTWFNFYQRDDKDWFADYDASFTAFRSSGLAGFEPAFGSLAEVERLAPFLASHRIWMSSLYVGSTLHLPDVVEANIAQALEIAVAAKSLGARIVVSNPSPIAWGSQENKNDAQLTLQANALDRLGAALRAEGLTLAYHTHDPELRAGAREFHHMMLGTDPEHVKLCLDAHWVYRGAGNSQVALFDIVRLYGDRIVELHLRQSHNTVWSETFGDGDIDYRRLVSVLQDRSIKPLLILEQAAETGTPRTMSTVAALTRSLAYTADVFAPLLDG; encoded by the coding sequence ATGATGTCTCGCCGCCGTTTCGTACAGTCGGCCGCCGCGCTTGGCGCCAGCGCCGTGGCCCCTTCCTGGCTTCATGCGACGCCACCGAGCGATGCGTCTCGCATCGGATGCCAGCAATATACCTGGTTCAATTTTTATCAGCGAGACGACAAAGACTGGTTCGCGGATTACGATGCGTCCTTTACGGCGTTTCGCTCCTCCGGCCTGGCCGGATTCGAGCCGGCGTTCGGCTCCCTGGCCGAGGTCGAACGGCTGGCGCCGTTCCTGGCATCCCACCGCATCTGGATGTCCTCACTGTACGTCGGCTCGACATTGCATCTTCCCGATGTCGTTGAAGCCAACATCGCGCAGGCGCTTGAAATCGCCGTCGCGGCGAAATCTCTGGGCGCGCGGATCGTGGTTAGTAACCCATCCCCCATCGCCTGGGGCAGCCAGGAGAACAAGAATGACGCTCAATTGACCCTCCAGGCGAACGCGCTCGACCGGCTCGGGGCTGCTCTCCGCGCGGAAGGCCTTACCCTTGCCTATCACACGCACGACCCCGAACTACGCGCCGGCGCACGCGAGTTCCACCATATGATGCTCGGGACCGACCCCGAACATGTGAAGCTGTGCCTGGATGCCCACTGGGTCTACCGCGGCGCCGGCAATTCACAGGTGGCCCTGTTTGACATCGTTCGGCTCTATGGGGATCGCATCGTTGAGCTGCACCTACGGCAATCCCACAACACCGTCTGGAGCGAGACCTTTGGCGATGGAGATATCGATTATCGCCGGCTGGTGTCCGTCCTGCAGGATCGGAGCATCAAACCCCTCCTCATCCTCGAACAGGCGGCCGAAACGGGCACCCCTCGCACCATGAG